The Cylindrospermopsis curvispora GIHE-G1 genome contains a region encoding:
- a CDS encoding Ig-like domain-containing protein, with the protein MAILGVGAGQTYTTIQAAINAANNDDIIVVRPGIYQEDLTINKSVTLIGPYGTFEGIDGFENRLGVKPLDPDINAALGVGGLPTANENFRRYQDDNGTIDNAFGNTQEAWIKGTITVTEDNVTIDGFRLRNENGPLQWNDTPDNFKLLNNYLTGYTANNSPSFGDASINNPTGVVTGWQIAGNYIGGLLGGGGTGGSIYLAGLQDSNIDNNTFWRPRAAHLYLASLTNVTIEGNKFYHGLHTGGADFDGFGEFFSGSGYGYGGYGYGYGGYGDGFFGRNYWLELKGDNDQVLIKNNEGEYNSGGIQLFGETDSPFAFDNITIEGNTFPDNNFINAYSEAPDNGKSGLIPAVMATARLGGPSGSNLVIRDNNITMDLAQLKFITDHKSSLEVRGNFNGVTVENNTLTPKNINGGVDISTGLSLYGSLPGETLIRGNQLLGQDGDPLEASYYGIDLIPTFADYGTYIGDLTIEDNTINSWQVGVNLRDTNEITGDINISGNTFSNNDYGVVLGATDTTNSINIAGNTFSNNFSNVFDGIDPVITMDQVLSYEENQDLGSVLGTVSATDNLPNTDNVGVTQYFISSGNDDGFFTINSSGEITLTEAGLAAANDFETSPSSFDLGIIVTDGGGLQDNETITLSIININEGLGQLPPITTEGAGFTVGATLIAAIPFDDPDGPPTGITYQWQRLIEGVWTNIPDATEQNYIATEDDNNNQLRVEVTYIAGGFEKVIYSNNVSISLVPVSGTFDSITGDNNLDISEKEAGVTLTGTVSETGTTVTILFGGQTRVAQVDGLSWSYVLKPNDYNFFASGSNLFTAIFTRTDGGETGGFTTFQTLTIPDGILPPNTSNAFDPTQPKGLKSEVIDAAQTLEIDGVSILEISQTVGILGEGESFNDPNIAVLPIGTRDIFDQGANAGAANYAAVKTEPGTSIQSIYIVPVVEEEGVKKLQVVLADGTVVEAEIPPDLISPIGDPLAITISGVQLGGTTTFVLYLSQNVINQLPEDLDLARYVKFNYESQQFELYDDFNYDYIFNDVDGDGVRDFGEVYLTVNLTDGDKWDGDRLANGIIVDPGQLGIATDSGTDNNPPIAIELRGIVAENDPGAFIGNLTVTDDPGDSHSFTVNDGRFEVITVDGNNILKLREGESLNYEEASNIVLTITAIDNGGLEITQDFTITVTDVNEAPVAIELNQITVIENDPGAIIGTLTISDPDGNDGHTLKVNNDTRFEIVDFDGNQTLKLKAGESLDYEAGSVELSITATDNGGLEVTQDLTISVTDVNEPPVVSFSFFVPESTTLVSNLTVEDPENDPITLSLAGVDASLFSISPTGELTFNTAPDFEEPLNKDKNNLYKLQVVAKDEQKNKSIQDISIIVTNVNEAPIAIDDLLAIIPGSSFGTLNPLDNDTDPDLDDPLTIINKTDGNYGRVEIRDNELIYTLLDATYIGDDVFSYTIVDEQGLATTANVNVTITGTDIITYPVEILDPEDSLIPDEAGSLSDIVNDISFNFLTDYDKVQAKLALQQALSKTEAAFTNLFGLYEVDNALTGSVNGVLPEDKSAYAKAALSRVVPNFVVRAGGLGDGINGDVIVSEGRIYAPFVIAHGGNFSGNVQDAVNAFFQVNPDNSPATAQNYTTLPVAYFSFGSANPDGAAHIKSFGNNVFGFEDLPAGVGVSDYDFNDTVFSFG; encoded by the coding sequence ATGGCAATTTTAGGAGTTGGAGCGGGTCAAACCTACACCACAATTCAAGCAGCCATTAATGCTGCTAATAACGATGATATAATTGTGGTAAGGCCCGGGATTTATCAAGAAGATCTGACCATTAATAAATCCGTGACCCTAATAGGACCTTATGGTACTTTTGAGGGAATAGATGGCTTTGAAAACCGATTAGGGGTTAAGCCTCTGGATCCGGATATTAATGCAGCATTAGGAGTTGGAGGATTGCCAACAGCTAATGAAAATTTTCGTCGATATCAAGATGATAACGGAACTATCGATAACGCTTTTGGTAATACTCAAGAAGCCTGGATTAAAGGGACTATTACCGTAACAGAAGACAATGTTACTATTGATGGTTTCCGACTCAGAAATGAAAATGGTCCTCTGCAGTGGAATGATACCCCAGATAACTTTAAACTGCTTAACAACTACCTCACTGGTTATACTGCTAACAATAGCCCTAGTTTTGGAGATGCGAGCATTAACAACCCAACTGGAGTAGTGACAGGTTGGCAAATTGCTGGCAACTACATAGGCGGTTTATTGGGCGGTGGTGGTACAGGTGGTTCTATATACCTGGCTGGTCTACAAGATTCAAACATTGATAATAATACCTTCTGGCGTCCCCGAGCTGCCCATCTTTACCTAGCATCTCTGACTAATGTTACCATAGAGGGTAATAAGTTCTACCACGGACTACATACTGGAGGTGCTGATTTTGATGGTTTTGGGGAATTTTTTAGTGGATCTGGATATGGCTATGGTGGTTATGGATATGGCTATGGTGGTTATGGAGATGGATTCTTTGGTCGTAACTACTGGTTGGAACTGAAAGGAGATAACGATCAAGTCCTCATCAAAAATAACGAAGGTGAGTACAACAGCGGCGGTATTCAGCTGTTTGGTGAGACAGATAGTCCGTTTGCTTTTGATAATATCACTATAGAAGGCAACACTTTCCCTGATAACAACTTTATTAACGCCTATAGTGAAGCTCCTGATAATGGCAAGTCAGGTCTGATTCCCGCTGTCATGGCAACTGCTCGATTGGGTGGTCCTTCCGGTAGCAATTTGGTGATCCGTGACAATAACATCACAATGGATCTAGCTCAACTAAAATTTATTACTGACCATAAATCTTCCCTAGAAGTGCGAGGCAACTTCAACGGAGTAACAGTTGAGAACAACACTCTAACACCCAAGAACATAAATGGTGGTGTTGATATAAGTACTGGTTTGAGTCTGTATGGCAGTTTACCCGGAGAAACTCTAATCAGAGGTAACCAACTTTTGGGACAGGATGGAGATCCACTAGAAGCTAGTTATTATGGGATTGATTTAATACCAACTTTTGCTGACTATGGCACTTATATTGGTGACCTTACTATTGAAGACAACACTATCAACAGTTGGCAGGTGGGAGTAAATCTCAGGGATACCAATGAGATTACAGGTGATATTAACATTAGTGGAAATACTTTCAGTAATAATGATTATGGTGTTGTTTTAGGTGCAACCGATACTACAAACAGTATCAACATTGCGGGCAATACCTTCAGTAATAATTTTAGCAACGTTTTTGATGGTATTGATCCTGTTATAACAATGGATCAAGTCCTCTCCTACGAAGAAAACCAAGACCTGGGTTCTGTGTTAGGAACAGTATCAGCAACTGATAATCTTCCTAACACGGATAATGTAGGTGTCACCCAATACTTTATTTCCAGCGGTAATGATGATGGATTTTTCACTATCAATAGTAGTGGAGAAATCACCTTGACAGAAGCAGGTTTGGCAGCGGCCAACGACTTTGAAACCTCCCCCAGCAGTTTTGATCTGGGCATTATCGTCACAGATGGTGGAGGTTTACAGGATAATGAAACAATCACATTGAGTATCATTAATATCAATGAAGGTCTTGGTCAGTTGCCCCCTATAACTACTGAAGGTGCTGGTTTTACTGTTGGTGCAACACTAATTGCAGCCATACCCTTTGACGATCCCGATGGTCCTCCCACGGGTATAACCTATCAATGGCAACGATTAATTGAAGGGGTCTGGACTAACATTCCTGATGCTACTGAACAAAACTACATAGCCACAGAAGATGATAACAACAACCAACTTCGAGTAGAGGTTACTTACATTGCAGGTGGATTTGAGAAAGTAATTTACTCAAATAATGTTAGTATTTCTCTAGTACCAGTATCCGGCACTTTTGATAGTATTACCGGAGACAACAACCTGGATATCAGTGAGAAAGAAGCTGGGGTAACTCTAACGGGTACTGTTAGTGAAACTGGTACAACAGTTACTATTTTATTTGGGGGTCAAACTCGAGTTGCTCAAGTTGATGGATTGTCCTGGTCTTATGTTCTCAAGCCAAATGACTATAATTTCTTTGCATCAGGTTCTAACCTATTCACAGCCATTTTCACCCGCACTGATGGTGGTGAAACCGGTGGTTTTACAACCTTTCAAACCCTAACTATTCCCGATGGGATCTTACCACCAAACACCAGTAATGCATTTGACCCAACCCAACCCAAGGGACTGAAATCAGAAGTTATTGATGCTGCACAAACATTAGAGATTGACGGAGTCAGTATTCTGGAAATTAGTCAAACAGTTGGCATACTGGGTGAAGGAGAAAGTTTTAATGACCCCAACATTGCGGTATTACCCATTGGCACTCGAGATATATTTGACCAGGGCGCAAATGCTGGTGCTGCTAACTATGCTGCTGTCAAAACTGAGCCTGGTACAAGCATTCAAAGTATTTACATTGTTCCAGTAGTAGAGGAAGAGGGTGTTAAAAAGCTGCAAGTTGTTCTAGCAGATGGAACAGTAGTTGAAGCGGAAATTCCCCCTGATTTGATTTCCCCTATTGGAGATCCATTAGCTATAACTATTAGCGGAGTTCAACTTGGGGGTACAACCACCTTTGTTCTCTATCTGTCCCAGAATGTTATTAATCAATTACCTGAAGATCTTGACCTTGCGCGCTACGTTAAGTTCAACTATGAATCTCAGCAGTTCGAGCTTTATGATGATTTTAATTACGACTACATTTTTAACGATGTTGATGGGGATGGTGTCCGGGATTTTGGAGAGGTCTACTTAACTGTAAACCTAACAGATGGAGATAAATGGGATGGGGATAGACTGGCTAACGGTATTATAGTTGACCCAGGACAGTTGGGAATTGCTACGGATAGCGGTACTGATAATAATCCACCTATTGCTATTGAATTGAGGGGAATAGTAGCAGAAAATGACCCTGGAGCTTTTATTGGTAATTTAACAGTTACTGATGATCCGGGTGATAGCCATTCCTTCACAGTGAATGATGGTCGTTTTGAGGTTATTACTGTTGACGGTAACAACATCCTCAAACTTAGGGAAGGTGAAAGCCTGAATTATGAAGAGGCTAGTAATATAGTACTAACTATTACTGCCATCGACAATGGTGGATTAGAAATTACCCAGGATTTCACTATCACTGTGACCGATGTTAATGAAGCGCCTGTTGCTATTGAATTAAATCAGATAACAGTAATAGAGAATGACCCTGGGGCTATTATTGGTACTTTAACAATCAGTGATCCTGATGGGAATGATGGTCATACCTTAAAAGTTAATAATGATACCCGATTTGAAATTGTTGATTTTGATGGTAATCAGACCCTTAAACTCAAAGCTGGTGAAAGTCTGGATTATGAAGCTGGTAGTGTAGAACTCTCTATTACTGCAACTGACAATGGTGGACTAGAAGTCACTCAAGATCTCACCATTAGCGTCACTGATGTTAATGAACCTCCTGTTGTGAGCTTCTCTTTCTTTGTTCCTGAGAGTACAACCCTAGTAAGTAATCTAACGGTTGAAGATCCTGAAAACGACCCCATCACTCTTAGTTTAGCTGGAGTTGATGCTAGTTTGTTCTCGATTAGTCCTACCGGTGAATTAACCTTTAATACTGCTCCAGACTTTGAAGAACCTCTGAATAAAGACAAAAACAACCTTTATAAATTACAGGTTGTAGCAAAGGATGAGCAAAAGAACAAGTCAATTCAGGATATTTCCATTATTGTTACCAATGTTAATGAGGCTCCTATTGCTATTGACGATTTGTTAGCTATCATTCCAGGTAGTAGTTTTGGTACTCTTAACCCACTTGACAATGATACTGATCCAGATCTGGATGACCCTCTAACCATTATTAACAAGACAGATGGGAACTATGGTCGTGTAGAAATCAGGGATAATGAGTTAATATATACCCTGTTAGACGCAACTTACATAGGAGATGATGTTTTCAGCTATACTATTGTTGATGAACAGGGTTTAGCAACAACAGCCAATGTCAACGTGACTATCACTGGAACAGACATCATTACATATCCAGTGGAAATACTTGATCCCGAAGATTCTTTAATTCCCGATGAAGCTGGTTCCCTATCGGACATTGTTAATGATATCTCCTTCAATTTCCTTACGGATTACGACAAAGTTCAGGCAAAGCTGGCTTTACAACAAGCTCTCAGTAAAACGGAGGCAGCCTTTACTAACCTGTTTGGGCTTTATGAAGTGGATAATGCTCTTACAGGATCGGTTAATGGTGTTTTACCAGAGGACAAATCAGCTTATGCTAAAGCGGCATTAAGTAGAGTAGTACCCAACTTTGTAGTTCGAGCTGGAGGTTTGGGAGATGGTATAAACGGAGATGTAATCGTGAGCGAGGGTAGAATCTATGCTCCCTTTGTCATCGCTCATGGTGGTAATTTCTCTGGTAACGTGCAGGATGCAGTTAATGCTTTCTTTCAGGTCAATCCCGACAATAGTCCAGCTACCGCTCAAAATTACACTACCTTACCCGTTGCTTACTTTAGTTTTGGTTCAGCTAACCCAGATGGTGCAGCTCACATCAAGAGTTTTGGTAACAATGTGTTTGGATTTGAAGATTTACCCGCTGGTGTGGGGGTTAGCGATTATGACTTTAATGACACGGTTTTCTCTTTTGGTTAG
- a CDS encoding secretin and TonB N-terminal domain-containing protein: MRQVDDLFNLNLTVGVAWLLFTVQPSIAQTSTQKLVAPPVGSINMSNINILPNVIDLSTKESITRLLLRDAPVTEVLSLLARTAGLNLIYFEQEEVNSVKEKSQQQAINNNTNNKIRTSSKISLDIKNESVQKVFNYVLQVSGLEARRVDRTILVGAKLPNTSVDRIVRTLRLNQVTIGIGLDFLVGLGAETEVSRERPVTTVNAIPIAGGVTPMTQSQTITETKMEAKRIDYQHSTPLLRGLQIVGDERTNSITLIGNPQLVDIATSKLTNLDIRRRQVKVNLKIIDVNLWGIQNYNSSFSFGIGDNFFSNDQGIATFNFGNQRPFTGSGSVPASLGGLPNRFLAFLQAQVTNGNAKILTDPSLIVQEGQNANVKLTQQVIGQERITRIDTPGNSREERIIEKEEVGLTVNVRVERIDDNGFVSLSVAPVVKSPVNSESTGAGKVTLIAERSLNSGLIRLRDGQTLLLSGIIQDQDRTVVTKVPLLGDIPLLGALFRSTNKDRERREVIVLLTPRIIEEQS, from the coding sequence ATGAGGCAAGTTGATGATTTATTTAACCTTAATCTGACTGTTGGTGTAGCTTGGTTATTGTTCACAGTACAGCCAAGTATCGCCCAAACTTCTACCCAGAAGTTAGTAGCTCCACCTGTGGGCAGTATTAATATGTCTAATATTAATATACTTCCCAATGTTATTGATTTGAGCACTAAAGAGTCAATAACTAGATTATTGTTACGGGATGCGCCTGTTACTGAAGTTTTGTCACTATTAGCCCGTACTGCTGGTTTAAATCTTATTTACTTTGAACAAGAAGAAGTTAACTCTGTTAAAGAAAAGTCACAACAACAGGCGATTAATAACAATACTAATAATAAAATTAGGACTAGTAGTAAAATTTCCTTAGATATTAAAAATGAATCTGTACAGAAAGTATTTAACTATGTTTTACAAGTTAGTGGATTAGAAGCTAGACGGGTTGACAGAACAATTCTGGTGGGGGCCAAATTACCTAATACCAGTGTTGATAGAATAGTCAGGACTTTACGACTGAATCAAGTAACCATAGGTATAGGTTTAGACTTTTTGGTAGGTCTGGGTGCGGAAACTGAAGTCAGTCGTGAAAGACCAGTAACTACAGTTAATGCCATACCCATCGCGGGTGGAGTCACACCAATGACCCAATCTCAGACAATTACTGAAACTAAAATGGAGGCCAAACGGATTGATTATCAACACTCCACACCCTTACTGAGGGGATTGCAAATTGTGGGAGATGAACGAACAAATTCGATTACTTTGATTGGCAATCCCCAATTAGTTGATATAGCAACTTCAAAATTGACCAACCTAGATATTCGTCGTCGTCAAGTGAAGGTGAATCTGAAAATTATTGATGTTAATCTCTGGGGAATTCAAAACTATAACTCCAGTTTTTCCTTTGGGATTGGTGATAATTTCTTTTCTAATGACCAGGGTATAGCTACCTTCAATTTTGGCAACCAAAGACCATTCACCGGTTCAGGATCAGTACCAGCTTCCCTAGGGGGTTTACCCAATCGGTTTTTAGCTTTTTTACAAGCCCAGGTAACAAATGGTAATGCTAAAATCTTGACAGATCCTAGTTTAATTGTTCAAGAAGGACAAAATGCAAATGTTAAACTAACTCAACAGGTCATTGGACAGGAGAGGATTACCAGAATTGACACCCCTGGTAATTCCAGGGAGGAACGGATCATCGAGAAAGAAGAGGTTGGTTTAACCGTAAATGTGAGGGTCGAGCGGATTGATGACAATGGTTTTGTTTCCTTATCGGTTGCTCCCGTAGTTAAATCTCCAGTTAATTCAGAATCAACTGGTGCGGGGAAGGTTACCCTAATTGCTGAACGCTCTCTTAACTCAGGACTAATTCGCCTCCGGGATGGTCAAACCCTTCTCCTATCCGGTATTATCCAAGACCAAGACCGGACAGTGGTCACCAAGGTCCCCCTCTTAGGTGATATTCCTCTCCTAGGTGCATTATTTAGAAGCACAAACAAAGACCGTGAGCGCAGAGAAGTGATTGTACTACTTACACCCAGAATAATTGAGGAACAATCATGA
- a CDS encoding M15 family metallopeptidase yields MKNGGLPGNPENLLSNDDIPAALRDTAEKRSSTGFKPLILIVGGVLGFAIMAVGSGFLFFITAPKKNTDTQSTPLTSTLSNTSSNNTILGHLAYKEASLEELTPITADRKIKMRRNAAQKFQAMVQSARTVGVILVPISGFRSIQEQEQLFFNVSAQRNQTPAERAALSAPPGYSEHHTGYAVDIGDGAVPATNLSPTFENTKAFAWLQSNAARFGFELSFPRDNLQGVSYEPWHWRFVGDRDSLETFYKAKNIKPVTSTSP; encoded by the coding sequence TTGAAAAATGGTGGACTTCCGGGAAATCCCGAAAACTTATTGTCAAACGATGATATTCCGGCCGCTTTACGGGATACTGCGGAGAAGAGGTCTTCCACGGGCTTCAAACCTCTGATTTTAATAGTTGGTGGAGTCCTAGGATTTGCTATCATGGCTGTAGGTAGTGGTTTCTTATTCTTTATTACTGCACCTAAAAAAAATACTGATACTCAATCAACACCTCTTACATCCACCCTATCGAATACATCAAGTAACAATACGATATTGGGACATTTAGCCTATAAGGAAGCATCATTAGAAGAGCTAACTCCTATCACAGCTGATAGAAAAATTAAAATGCGGCGGAATGCTGCCCAAAAATTTCAAGCCATGGTACAGTCAGCTAGAACTGTGGGTGTAATCCTAGTCCCTATTTCTGGTTTTCGTTCCATCCAAGAACAAGAACAATTGTTCTTCAACGTAAGTGCCCAACGGAATCAAACTCCAGCAGAAAGAGCAGCACTTAGTGCCCCTCCGGGTTATAGTGAACACCATACTGGTTATGCTGTGGATATTGGCGATGGAGCAGTACCAGCAACCAATCTCAGTCCCACATTTGAAAATACAAAAGCATTTGCATGGTTACAATCTAATGCTGCTCGTTTTGGCTTTGAATTATCCTTTCCCCGGGATAATCTTCAAGGTGTAAGTTATGAACCATGGCATTGGCGCTTTGTAGGAGATAGAGATAGTTTGGAAACCTTCTACAAAGCTAAAAACATTAAGCCAGTGACCTCAACCTCACCTTAG
- a CDS encoding nuclease A inhibitor family protein, protein MSKPVIDLLKQTTEGLFMPSESEYPFNVVYWESFNLNETTIQQKTGIIGDVRTVTVDDFFQGVTKQEDWYEEEERNVAKRFESLVLVLKNNLAEAKVYEIGNKQVHAYILGTKDDEIIGISTVVIRT, encoded by the coding sequence ATGAGCAAACCAGTAATTGACCTACTAAAACAAACCACAGAGGGCTTGTTCATGCCCAGTGAGTCTGAATATCCCTTTAATGTGGTCTATTGGGAATCTTTTAATCTCAATGAAACTACAATTCAACAGAAAACTGGTATTATAGGTGATGTCAGAACCGTGACCGTTGATGATTTTTTTCAAGGAGTCACAAAACAGGAAGATTGGTATGAAGAGGAAGAAAGAAATGTAGCCAAGAGATTTGAAAGCCTTGTACTTGTTTTGAAAAACAATCTGGCTGAAGCAAAAGTGTATGAAATTGGTAACAAACAGGTCCATGCTTATATACTAGGTACAAAAGATGATGAAATTATTGGAATTTCCACGGTTGTGATTAGAACCTAA
- a CDS encoding BlaI/MecI/CopY family transcriptional regulator — MAPLPDYRPKQLSVGPLEAEILGIVWDLGSATVKDVHDRILGDPDRELAYTSVTTVLRRLTEKGWLTCDKQGKAFYWRPLVTKEQAEMIRAHEHLQRFLAVGNPDVVAAFADSLDEAASKQIQAIAQRIQSARQARGDK, encoded by the coding sequence ATGGCTCCACTACCAGATTACCGTCCTAAACAATTATCTGTTGGACCTTTAGAAGCAGAAATTCTGGGCATCGTTTGGGATCTAGGCTCGGCTACAGTTAAGGACGTACATGACCGGATCCTAGGTGACCCAGATCGTGAACTGGCTTATACTTCCGTCACTACTGTTTTACGTCGTCTCACAGAAAAGGGTTGGTTGACCTGTGATAAACAGGGAAAAGCCTTTTATTGGCGACCACTGGTCACTAAGGAACAGGCAGAAATGATTAGGGCACACGAACATTTACAACGGTTTCTGGCTGTGGGTAATCCTGATGTGGTAGCCGCCTTTGCTGACAGTTTAGACGAAGCAGCTAGTAAACAAATTCAAGCGATCGCCCAGAGGATCCAATCTGCACGCCAGGCTAGAGGAGATAAATAA
- a CDS encoding M56 family metallopeptidase has translation MHLLMLITAVTIAYTLRYYAYIPQGNWHLRWTRTLFFFLFPPLLILMTVMAVVCMGTQGQMGGIYTDYFSYVLGWFFLVFLVFVALKLAWQGWQSLKSARECPTINLTGQSARLLPTSALFAGQIGFWSPELVVSQGLLKHLSPQQLESVLAHEQGHYSYRDTFCFFWLGWIRSCSTCLPNTEPLWQELLMLRELRADSYAAARVDPLVLAESILLVVSSQPLAWDICCAALSSSKVDRLEQRIDALLSPLEPNWPEWDLKSKLHYWRVFALALLPLVTVFFHS, from the coding sequence ATGCATCTACTAATGCTGATCACGGCTGTCACAATTGCCTACACCTTGCGATATTATGCCTATATACCCCAAGGAAATTGGCATCTGAGGTGGACCAGGACTTTATTTTTCTTCCTTTTCCCCCCGTTGTTGATTTTGATGACGGTGATGGCCGTGGTCTGTATGGGAACCCAGGGTCAAATGGGGGGAATATATACAGATTATTTTAGCTATGTTTTAGGTTGGTTCTTTCTAGTATTTTTAGTTTTTGTAGCTTTAAAACTGGCTTGGCAAGGCTGGCAATCATTAAAGTCTGCCCGTGAATGTCCCACCATCAATCTCACAGGCCAATCAGCCAGACTGCTACCTACCTCTGCTCTATTTGCAGGACAAATTGGTTTTTGGTCTCCTGAACTGGTGGTGAGCCAGGGACTATTAAAACATCTTTCTCCCCAACAATTAGAGAGTGTTCTAGCCCATGAACAGGGACATTATAGTTATAGAGACACTTTTTGTTTTTTTTGGCTGGGTTGGATCCGTTCCTGTAGTACTTGCTTACCTAACACAGAACCTTTATGGCAAGAGCTATTAATGTTGCGAGAACTGAGGGCTGATAGTTATGCTGCTGCTCGCGTAGACCCCCTTGTACTAGCTGAGTCTATACTATTAGTTGTAAGCAGTCAACCATTAGCGTGGGATATATGTTGTGCAGCACTAAGCTCCTCTAAAGTTGATAGGTTGGAGCAAAGAATAGATGCTTTGTTATCTCCCTTAGAACCCAACTGGCCAGAATGGGATTTAAAATCAAAATTACATTACTGGCGCGTTTTTGCCTTAGCTCTTTTACCTTTGGTAACTGTTTTTTTCCACAGTTAG
- a CDS encoding ferredoxin-thioredoxin reductase variable chain, which translates to MKIGDRVRVKESVIVYHHPDNKGQGFDIKGAEGEISAIVTQWQGRPVSANLPILVQFSKKFKAHLRESELETIT; encoded by the coding sequence ATGAAGATTGGCGATCGCGTGCGTGTAAAAGAGTCAGTGATAGTTTACCACCATCCGGATAATAAAGGTCAGGGGTTTGACATTAAGGGTGCGGAAGGTGAAATTTCCGCCATTGTCACCCAATGGCAAGGTAGACCAGTGAGTGCTAACTTACCCATTCTAGTCCAGTTCAGCAAAAAGTTCAAAGCCCATTTAAGAGAGAGTGAATTGGAGACAATTACTTAG